From one Coffea eugenioides isolate CCC68of chromosome 11, Ceug_1.0, whole genome shotgun sequence genomic stretch:
- the LOC113754322 gene encoding protein SLOW GREEN 1, chloroplastic-like has protein sequence MDSTLTMASSPSPSPSSFLHSNPTSKLYHPIFNFKYPSFRPLNSRNFTIIKASSDCNSSSNSSSNSSNPNPLISSLKTTTAAIVFAAAVFGKFHQLPAGACPPAPPPTQANSPLTPILESDPHIVEDFRSSLMLMLKNGEYEEVLKTLRKLSSAQPENTEWKFLMARLLKKMGKTQESRRVFEEILARNPLSFEALFENALLMDRCGEGASVMSRLEKALKIAEEKKKVKEARDVRFIMAQVQFLRKNVGEALKSCEELEKEDPKDFRPYFCRGMIYRFFLHKNKEASEQFTKYCKLSPKKFEIEGYLGSP, from the coding sequence ATGGATTCAACTTTGACCATGGCATCATCACCATCACCATCACCATCTTCCTTCCTCCACAGTAATCCAACCTCAAAGTTGTATCACCCCattttcaatttcaaatatCCTTCTTTTAGACCTCTGAACAGTAGAAACTTCACCATTATCAAAGCTTCTTCAGATTGTAATTCGAGTTCAAATTCTAGTTCTAATTCCTCCAATCCAAATCCTTTAATTTCCAGTCTGAAAACGACCACTGCAGCCATAGTTTTTGCCGCCGCAGTTTTTGGAAAGTTCCACCAGTTGCCGGCCGGGGCCTGCCCTCCAGCACCACCACCAACTCAAGCAAATTCACCATTGACCCCTATTTTGGAATCCGATCCTCACATTGTTGAGGACTTCCGAAGCTCTCTCATGCTGATGCTCAAGAACGGTGAGTATGAGGAGGTGTTGAAGACGTTGAGGAAGTTAAGCTCAGCACAGCCGGAGAATACAGAGTGGAAGTTTTTGATGGCTAGGCTGTTGAAAAAAATGGGGAAAACTCAAGAATCACGACGTGTTTTTGAAGAGATTTTAGCGAGAAACCCATTGTCGTTTGAGGCATTGTTTGAAAATGCGTTGTTGATGGACAGGTGTGGAGAAGGGGCCTCCGTTATGAGTAGATTAGAAAAGGCATTGAAGATAGctgaggagaagaagaaggtgAAGGAGGCTAGAGATGTGAGGTTTATAATGGCACAAGTACAGTTCTTGCGGAAGAATGTGGGGGAAGCATTAAAGAGCTGCGAGGAACTTGAGAAGGAGGACCCTAAAGATTTTAGGCCTTATTTTTGTAGAGGGATGATTTATAGGTTTTTTCTGCATAAAAACAAAGAAGCTAGTGAACAATTTACCAAGTATTGCAAGCTTTCACCTAAGAAATTCGAGATTGAAGGCTACTTGGGGTCTCCATAA
- the LOC113752179 gene encoding uncharacterized protein LOC113752179, with protein MEQGNKVQPKTSRKDANLNHFSRLSDSIIYHIYSFLPTRDVACTAILSKSWYRIWTLYSFVVYHFICTMWDQDKEPEEKGVGWVQECGREVPGPTFDCTGSSSRKDDFLSMAGKFIGRRFIENLNIQRFQLYIDFPKMGSLAQRLNIWIDYAMMRVVPELVLRIDCLTRDTKVGHRINTSSSRQRLHYAIPQFAVEARWLKILGLSGCRFATCLDIKLPQLQSLSLCHSCFDDKSLLERFLLGCPLVEYVKISCCNWMDKLLSVPNLPELKHFECLFCDMVDMIQINAAKLRTFSFATLKEVKQLWPMTIDWTAYATALE; from the exons ATGGAACAAG GGAACAAGGTGCAACCTAAGACAAGTCGGAAGGATGCGAACCTTAATCACTTCTCTCGGCTGTCTGATTCAATCATTTATCACATCTATTCGTTTTTACCCACCCGAGATGTTGCCTGTACTGCCATCCTGTCCAAATCCTGGTATCGTATTTGGACCCTTTATTCATTTGTTGTCTACCATTTTATCTGCACCATGTGGGACCAAGACAAAGAACCAGAAGAAAAAGGAGTAGGATGGGTTCAAGAATGTGGTAGAGAGGTTCCTGGTCCAACGTTTGACTGTACTGGCAGCAGCAGCAGAAAAGACGATTTCCTGTCAATGGCAGGAAAATTCATCGGACGACGTTTTATAGAAAACTTAAATATACAGAGATTCCAATTGTACATTGACTTTCCTAAGATGGGCTCACTGGCTCAAAGATTGAATATATGGATTGATTATGCAATGATGAGGGTTGTGCCAGAGCTTGTTCTTCGCATTGACTGCTTAACCCGTGATACAAAAGTTGGTCATCGCATTAACACTTCATCAAGTCGTCAAAGGCTCCATTATGCTATACCTCAATTTGCTGTTGAAGCTAGGTGGCTAAAAATTTTGGGCTTGAGTGGTTGTAGATTTGCGACTTGTTTGGACATCAAACTTCCCCAGCTACAGAGCCTTTCATTATGTCATTCCTGCTTTGATGATAAGTCTCTATTGGAAAGGTTTCTCCTTGGATGCCCACTGGTTGAGTATGTGAAGATATCATGCTGCAATTGGATGGACAAACTTCTCTCTGTCCCAAACTTACCTGAATTGAAGCATTTTGAGTGTTTGTTCTGCGATATGGTTGATATGATTCAAATTAATGCAGCTAAGCTTCGTACTTTCTCATTTGCGACATTGAAAGAAGTCAAACAACTTTGGCCAATGACCATTGACTGGACAGCCTATGCTACAGCACTGGAGTAG
- the LOC113752180 gene encoding zinc finger MYM-type protein 1-like encodes MERFFKPKRVCSGESSNEPNISEPVQNQSCVELNLNDIVSDPGLRKSVEKFDISLRDHVRREYLTKGPCQPIGHMYPKTSFGKQHRSFQDSWYQKFVWLEYSISKDAAFCFWCFLFKAQNKGGQYAEDAFTKTGFNNWKKAMERFNEHIGAVNSCHNDARIQFESFQDQRHSVSNVLRSCGREIDIAYRTRLTAALDVTRFLLKQGLAFRGNDESTSSSNRGNFLELFEWYSQRNTEIFEVVNQNAPANNQLTSPMIQKDLAHACASEITSVIINDIGDNYFSLIVVDESGDSSVKEQMGVVLRYVNKEGHVIERFLAIVHVSDTTSLCLKDAIDSLFAQHGLSLSKLRGQGYDGASNMRGEFNGLKALILQENPYAMYIHCFAHQLQLVIVAVAKGNIIVSEFFGYVSMIVNLTGASCKRRDQLRQIEHDKIVTLLDSGDIISGKGKNQETSLARPGDTRWGSHYLTLLRLSSMWASVIGILGNIQDDATTSDNRGMARGLIDRMNDYEFVFALHLMKYLLGITNDLSLVLQQRDQNIVQAMSLIDTMKSQLQDFREEGWQIILDEVNNFCELNMIPVIDMEDSIAIRGNARRSRRGQTITNFHHYRVEIFCEVVDLIIQEMNNRFSEVSTELLSCIACLDPKSSFSQFNVQKLLRLADLYPEDFSSNDYLYLESQLRNYIYNVQRDPQFSEVGDLGSLAQQMVKTGKNTVFPLVYRLIQLALVLPVATASVERVFSAMNIVKTDLRNKMGDEWMNDCLVVYIEKDIFATIENEQILQRFQRMKTRRMQLSPLRYSNATTTNTSSVNQ; translated from the exons ATGGAGAGATTCTTTAAACCTAAACGAGTCTGTAGTGGTGAATCTTCAAATGAGCCTAATATTAGTGAACCAGTTCAAAATCAATCTTGTGTGGAATTGAATTTAAATGATATTGTTAGTGATCCGGGATTACGAAAATCAGTTGAGAAATTTGATATTTCTCTTCGAGACCATGTCCGAAGAGAGTATTTGACTAAGGGACCTTGCCAACCGATTGGCCATATGTATCCAAAAACATCATTTGGTAAACAACATAGAAGTTTCCAAGATAGTTGGTATCAAAAGTTTGTATGGTTAGAGTATAGCATATCGAAAGATGCGGCGTTTTGCTTTTGGTGCTTTCTTTTCAAAGCACAAAATAAGGGAGGTCAATATGCAGAGGATGCCTTTACAAAAACGGGATTCAATAATTGGAAAAAGGCAATGGAAAGATTTAATGAACATATTGGAGCTGTGAATAGTTGCCATAATGATGCTAGAATACAGTTTGAAAGTTTTCAAGATCAAAGGCATAGTGTGTCAAATGTGCTACGATCTTGTGGGCGCGAAATAGATATTGCATATCGCACCCGTTTAACTGCTGCTCTGGATGTGACCCGCTTTCTTTTGAAGCAAGGATTGGCTTTTCGTGGAAATGATGAGTCAACTAGTTCTTCAAATAGAGgcaattttcttgaattgtttgAGTGGTATAGCCAGCGAAATACTGAGATTTTTGAGGTTGTAAATCAAAATGCTCCTGCAAATAATCAACTAACTTCTCCAATGATTCAAAAAGATCTGGCACATGCTTGTGCCTCAGAGATCACAAGTGTTATAATCAATGATATTGGAGACAATTATTTTTCCCTAATAGTTGTTGATGAGTCTGGAGACAGTTCAGTGAAAGAGCAAATGGGAGTTGTTTTGAGATATGTGAACAAAGAAGGGCATGTGATTGAACGTTTCCTTGCAATTGTACATGTGTCTGACACCACATCTCTTTGTTTGAAAGATGCAATTGATTCTTTATTCGCGCAACACGGATTATCATTATCCAAATTGAGAGGTCAAGGATATGACGGAGCTTCAAATATGCGAGGTGAGTTCAATGGTTTGAAGGCCCTTATATTACAAGAAAATCCCTATGCGATGTATATTCACTGTTTTGCTCACCAACTCCAGTTAGTTATTGTTGCTGTTGCTAAGGGAAATATCATTGTCAGTGAATTCTTTGGCTATGTCTCTATGATTGTCAATTTAACTGGAGCATCATGTAAAAGGAGAGATCAATTAAGACAAATAGAACATGATAAGATTGTTACACTTTTAGACAGTGGAGATATTATTAGTGGAAAAggcaaaaatcaagaaactagtTTAGCAAGACCAGGGGATACTCGTTGGGGATCACACTATCTAACATTACTTCGTCTATCCTCTATGTGGGCTTCGGTGATTGGAATATTGGGAAATATACAAGATGATGCCACCACTTCTGACAATAGAGGTATGGCCAGGGGTTTGATTGATAGAATGAATGATTATGAGTTTGTTTTTGCATTGCACCTGATGAAGTATTTATTGGGAATCACAAATGACTTGTCACTTGTTTTGCAACAAAGGGATCAAAATATTGTCCAAGCCATGAGTTTGATTGATACTATGAAATCTCAATTGCAAGACTTTAGGGAAGAGGGATGGCAAATAATTTTAGATGAAGTCAACAATTTTTGTGAGTTGAATATGATTCCCGTGATTGATATGGAAGACAGTATAGCAATCCGTGGCAATGCCAGGCGCAGTCGCAGAGGTCAAACCATCACTAATTTTCATCATTATCGCGTGGAAATTTTTTGTGAg GTTGTTGATTTAATTATACAAGAGATGAATAATCGTTTCTCGGAAGTTAGCACGGAATTGCTTAGTTGCATAGCATGTCTTGATCCAAAAAGTTCTTTCTCTCAATTCAATGTGCAGAAACTACTCCGTCTTGCTGATTTATATCCTGAAGACTTCTCAAGTAACGATTATTTATATCTTGAGTCTCAACTTcgaaattatatttataatgtGCAACGCGATCCTCAATTTTCAGAAGTTGGAGATTTGGGAAGTCTTGCTCAACAAATGGTTAAAACTGGTAAAAATACAGTTTTTCCATTGGTTTATCGTCTGATCCAGTTGGCATTAGTTCTACCAGTTGCGACTGCTTCTGTTGAAAGAGTATTTTCTGCAATGAATATTGTCAAGACTGATTTGCGCAACAAAATGGGAGACGAGTGGATGAATGACTGTCTGGTTGTATACATCGAGAAGGATATTTTTGCAACAATTGAAAATGAGCAAATATTGCAGCGTTTTCAACGGATGAAGACTCGTAGAATGCAATTGTCTCCTCTTCGTTATTCGAATGCAACAACTACCAATACTTCAAGTGTTaatcaataa
- the LOC113752181 gene encoding uncharacterized protein LOC113752181: MAPNTRRGGNHNSNPNGENDHGNRNQEPHQRNNNQNMGYQRAGSSRHQPYLMLPAELVTALTGVAQTLQTQTQLAQIQTIQTQNHGQRGTQSYYEKMKRVHVPIFDGTPDPNLAEKWLDEIENNFALLQVPEEMKHLIIKPFLVGEANKWWATLEPTVAPPVSWTKFREEFLKYFFPPAVRMQKIYQFENLKQTPEISVVQYSNKFMALGRFVPSIMADGELKTYKFIRGLSSRIQTKVNTSYTRTFNDVLDASVKAEADCKRLDEEGRNKRPKLGNELAVVRALKPCRPFRLIKKSHGPPPKITGGNSFSVCKTCGKMHRGECRLKTTFSTCKTYGKIYRGECRVGAGACFECGQQGHRDMNCPNRKVEGDKSGNLTDKKPKVNARVHAMTDVRAEVAGDVVTDTLLINSVSAYVLFDCGVSLSFTKYLCMSLEWTNHPYRVADPRNRILVSHTRYPNCSVKLDDRRLEVDLVQINMSDFDIILRMDWLTRHFAQIDCRKKRVLFMKSNEKDFSYQGNVGDRKIYKLPLLSAM, translated from the coding sequence ATGGCACCAAATACTAGACGTGGCGGAAATCACAATAGCAACCCTAATGGTGAGAACGACCACGGTAATCGTAACCAAGAACCACATCAACGAAATAATAATCAGAATATGGGTTACCAAAGGGCTGGATCAAGTCGGCATCAACCTTACCTGATGTTACCCGCAGAATTAGTGACTGCACTAACCGGGGTAGCCCAAACATTACAAACCCAGACACAATTAGCACAGATTCAAACTATTCAAACCCAGAATCATGGACAAAGGGGAACTCAATCATATTATGAGAAAATGAAAAGGGTCCATGTCCCTATCTTTGATGGAACTCCTGACCCGAATTTAGCAGAAAAGTGGTTAGAtgaaatagaaaataattttgcACTTTTGCAAGTGCCGGAGGAGATGAAACACCTAATCATCAAACCCTTTTTGGTAGGAGAAGCCAATAAGTGGTGGGCAACTCTGGAACCTACCGTCGCCCCACCAGTAAGTTGGACAAAATTTAGAGAGGAGTTCCTGAAATACTTTTTTCCACCGGCTGTACGGATGCAGAAAATATATcagtttgaaaatttgaaacaaaCTCCAGAAATTTCTGTGGTGCAGTATTCGAATAAATTCATGGCATTAGGAAGGTTTGTCCCATCAATAATGGCAGATGGGGAGTTGAAAACGTATAAGTTTATAAGGGGGTTGTCGAGTAGAATTCAAACTAAGGTGAACACCTCTTATACTCGTACGTTTAATGATGTGTTGGACGCCAGCGTTAAAGCTGAGGCTGATTGCAAAAGATTAGATGAAGAGGGTAGGAATAAAAGACCTAAACTAGGGAATGAACTTGCAGTGGTGAGAGCACTGAAACCTTGCAGACCGTTTCGCTTAATTAAAAAAAGTCATGGGCCACCACCGAAGATAACTGGAGGAAACTCATTTTCTGTGTGCAAAACTTGTGGAAAGATGCATCGGGGAGAATGCCGGCTTAAGACAACTTTTTCCACGTGTAAAACTTATGGGAAGATATACCGAGGAGAATGTCGAGTTGGAGCAGGAGCTTGTTTTGAATGTGGACAGCAGGGGCATAGGGATATGAATTGTCCAAATAGGAAGGTAGAAGGAGATAAGAGTGGTAATCTCACTGATAAGAAGCCAAAAGTTAACGCGAGAGTGCATGCCATGACCGATGTTAGGGCGGAGGTGGCAGGCGACGTGGTCACAGATACTCTTCTAATTAATTCCGTGTCTGCATACGTGCTATTTGATTGTGGAGTTAGTCTCTCTTTTACAAAGTACTTGTGCATGTCTCTTGAATGGACGAACCACCCCTATCGAGTGGCTGATCCAAGAAATAGAATCTTAGTGTCTCATACTAGGTATCCAAACTGTAGTGTGAAATTGGATGATAGAAGATTAGAAGTGGATCTAGTACAAATAAATATGAGTGATTTTGATATTATCCTACGAATGGATTGGTTAACTAGACATTTTGCACAAATTGATTGTAGGAAGAAGAGGGTGTTATTCATGAAATCGAATGAGAAGGATTTCTCTTATCAAGGAAATGTTGGTGACAGAAAAATTTATAAGTTACCTCTTCTATCTGCCATGTAA
- the LOC113754506 gene encoding Fanconi anemia group I protein homolog yields MNLKDPQAEHFLRLSTKLYKDLARMAKLLIAPRGSKQVLPSLKYQKLVEITCRQLTAPLYKFMEQLQKDQQESWNNKAMASKIKRENKCIPELIFQIEDYEKYLIQLGKAAKLNLLRQAKRSTSRDFKILDPKDFVREEEEEEEGDPTNETEENEGNGAESESSEESGDEEEGEEGNGGANNNELSLEHDVPKAAADSGADGEDEAGLSNGQRSKRRRVVEESSSDEEMETGQSLAF; encoded by the exons ATGAACCTAAAAG ATCCTCAAGCAGAACATTTCTTGAGATTGTCTACAAAACTATACAAGGATTTAGCTCGAATGGCAAAACTCCTTATAGCCCCTAGAGGTTCAAAGCAAGTTTTGCCAAGCCTCAAGTATCAGAAGCTGGTAGAGATTACCTGCAGGCAGCTGACAGCTCCTCTCTACAAGTTTATGGAACAGCTACAAAAG GATCAGCAAGAGAGCTGGAACAACAAAGCAATGGCGAgcaaaatcaaaagggaaaacaAATGCATCCCAGAGTTGATTTTCCAGATAGAGGACTATGAAAAGTATCTCATTCAACTCGGCAAGGCAGCCAAACTGAATTTATTGAGGCAGGCCAAGCGGAGTACTTCGAGGGACTTCAAGATATTAGACCCCAAAGACTTCGtcagggaagaagaagaagaagaagaaggtgaTCCTACTAATGAAACAGAAGAGAATGAGGGCAATGGTGCAGAGAGTGAATCATCTGAAGAATCGGGCGatgaagaagaaggagaagagggAAATGGTGGAGCAAACAATAACGAATTATCCCTCGAACATGATGTTCCAAAGGCTGCAGCGGATTCTGGAGCAGACGGTGAAGATGAAGCAGGCCTTTCAAATGGACAAAGATCGAAGAGGAGAAGGGTCGTAGAGGAATCATCCTCAGACGAAGAGATGGAGACAGGCCAAAGTTTAGCATTTTAA